The following coding sequences are from one Microbulbifer sp. TB1203 window:
- the egtB gene encoding ergothioneine biosynthesis protein EgtB, translated as MPVREADSKAQTETQAELLTRYRRIRGETEQLVDPLSAEDMQLQSMPDASPSKWHLAHTTWFFETFILQPNLPDYRLFDPDYHHLFNSYYNSLGTPFSRPQRGLLSRPDLDSVFAYRGAVDRQMNRLLTGHPLSRDLETLVVLGLNHEQQHQELLLTDIKHAFSINPVLPAYTDYSPEDDDSLDTADMRWLQIPSGEYAIGSDGDHFCFDNESPPHWQLLQDFQIASRLVSNGEYLEFIEDGGYREPRLWLSDGWAWLQQQRIDKPLYWQQREGRWYQFTLTGLEPLLDAEPICHLNFYEADAYATWAGKRLPTEFEWEVAACLHHQPDQLAKANLLEKRQFRPLAADHGQTQFLGDLWEWTSSAYLPYPGFRASADAVGEYNGKFMCNQKVLRGGSCVTPADHIRMSYRNFFYPHQSWQFTGIRLAGDLL; from the coding sequence ATGCCGGTGCGTGAGGCCGACAGCAAAGCCCAGACCGAAACCCAGGCCGAACTCCTCACCCGCTATCGGCGTATCCGCGGGGAAACGGAGCAGTTGGTGGACCCGCTTTCTGCGGAAGACATGCAGCTCCAGTCCATGCCCGATGCCAGCCCGAGTAAATGGCATCTGGCCCACACAACCTGGTTCTTCGAAACCTTTATCCTTCAGCCTAACCTGCCGGATTACCGACTGTTCGACCCCGACTACCACCACCTTTTCAACTCCTATTACAACAGCCTGGGCACACCCTTCAGCCGGCCGCAACGCGGGCTGCTGTCGCGCCCGGACCTGGATAGTGTGTTTGCTTACCGCGGCGCCGTGGACCGACAGATGAATCGGCTTCTGACCGGGCACCCCTTGTCCAGGGACCTGGAGACACTGGTCGTGCTGGGCCTGAATCACGAACAGCAGCACCAGGAACTGCTGTTGACTGATATCAAACACGCCTTCTCCATCAATCCGGTTTTGCCCGCCTACACCGACTACAGCCCAGAGGATGATGATAGCCTTGATACGGCAGATATGCGCTGGCTGCAAATACCTTCCGGGGAATACGCGATCGGCAGTGACGGCGACCATTTCTGTTTCGACAATGAGAGTCCACCACACTGGCAATTGCTACAGGACTTCCAGATCGCCTCGCGCCTGGTAAGCAATGGCGAATACCTGGAATTTATCGAGGACGGCGGCTACCGCGAGCCGCGCCTGTGGCTGTCCGACGGTTGGGCCTGGCTGCAGCAACAGCGCATCGACAAGCCGCTATACTGGCAACAGCGGGAAGGGCGCTGGTACCAGTTCACATTAACCGGGCTGGAACCGCTGCTGGATGCCGAACCCATCTGCCACCTCAATTTCTACGAGGCGGATGCCTACGCCACCTGGGCGGGCAAACGCCTGCCTACCGAATTCGAGTGGGAGGTTGCCGCCTGCCTGCACCACCAGCCGGACCAGTTGGCCAAAGCCAACCTGCTGGAAAAGCGTCAGTTTCGCCCCCTGGCCGCCGATCACGGGCAAACCCAGTTCCTCGGCGACCTGTGGGAGTGGACCTCCAGTGCCTACCTGCCGTATCCCGGGTTCCGTGCCAGCGCCGATGCGGTGGGGGAGTACAACGGTAAGTTCATGTGTAACCAGAAAGTATTGCGCGGCGGCTCCTGCGTAACACCGGCGGACCATATCCGTATGAGTTACCGGAATTTCTTCTATCCACACCAGTCCTGGCAGTTTACGGGTATTCGTCTTGCGGGAGATCTATTGTGA
- a CDS encoding site-specific integrase, producing MDKEHPLSQSPTPFINTSTSARELQSGEEVQKYLRAATSDNTRKAYRSAVRQFEKWGGRLPADSQVVVRYLLSRVKEVNPRTLDLHLTAIAQWHQYQGFANPVNDPLVQKTMEGIRRIHGTPKQKAKALRLQHIAAMTSHLRGLPETKKKLRDLALLLTGFFGAFRRSELVAIQVSDLVWEGEGLVIRLPKSKTDQDGEGLTRALPFGDKQICPATALRRWLDGAAITEGSVFRSVNRWDQVRPKQLSPGAVNDLLKSLGTSCGFDFVASLSSHSFRRGLSTSAAREKVDFELIKKQGGWKSDATVWEYIEEGQRLTDNATIILMEKMAALI from the coding sequence ATGGACAAAGAACACCCTCTCTCACAATCACCAACTCCCTTCATAAATACGTCGACAAGTGCGCGGGAATTGCAATCTGGAGAAGAAGTACAGAAGTACCTGCGTGCGGCAACGTCAGATAACACCCGCAAAGCCTACCGATCGGCGGTCCGGCAGTTCGAGAAGTGGGGAGGAAGGCTTCCTGCCGATAGCCAAGTGGTTGTTCGTTATTTGCTCAGTCGTGTCAAAGAGGTCAACCCGCGCACGCTGGATCTACACCTCACGGCCATTGCTCAATGGCATCAGTACCAAGGCTTTGCCAATCCGGTTAACGATCCCCTGGTACAGAAAACGATGGAAGGCATTCGGCGTATACATGGCACGCCAAAACAGAAGGCTAAAGCACTGCGTCTTCAGCATATCGCGGCAATGACCAGCCATTTACGGGGGCTTCCGGAGACAAAGAAGAAGTTGCGGGATCTCGCCCTATTGCTCACGGGCTTTTTCGGGGCCTTCCGGCGCAGTGAACTCGTGGCGATACAGGTTTCTGACCTGGTCTGGGAGGGTGAAGGGCTTGTTATCCGATTGCCAAAGTCCAAGACCGATCAAGACGGGGAGGGGTTGACGCGCGCCCTGCCCTTTGGGGACAAGCAAATCTGTCCTGCCACTGCCCTCAGGCGTTGGCTGGATGGGGCGGCTATTACTGAGGGCTCGGTATTTCGTTCGGTCAACCGCTGGGACCAGGTCCGGCCAAAACAGCTGAGCCCGGGTGCAGTCAATGATCTACTGAAAAGCCTTGGCACTTCCTGTGGCTTTGATTTTGTTGCCAGTTTAAGCAGCCACAGTTTTCGCCGCGGACTATCTACATCGGCTGCCCGAGAGAAGGTGGACTTTGAACTGATCAAGAAGCAGGGTGGATGGAAAAGCGATGCTACGGTGTGGGAATATATCGAAGAGGGGCAGCGTCTTACCGATAATGCCACCATCATCCTGATGGAAAAAATGGCAGCGCTGATTTAA
- a CDS encoding NAD-dependent malic enzyme, which yields MNDPIKRPLYIPHAGPSLLEMPLLNKGSAFTLEERLEFNLIGLLPNNVESIKEQAHRAYHQYLKCKNDLDRHIYLRAIQDDNETLFFRLIEAHIEEMLPIIYTPTVGEACEEFSKIYRNHRGLFISYPDREHMDDILRSATKDNVKVIVVTDGERILGLGDQGIGGMGIPIGKLSLYSACGGISPANTLPIMLDVGTNNKELLKDPMYMGWRHERISQAEYDDFIAQFIDAVKRRWPNVLLQFEDFAQKNAMPLLEKYRDQLCCFNDDIQGTAAVCVGTILSACQAKGEKIGDQKVVLVGAGSAGCGIAEQIIKAMIDQGLTDAEARARLFMVDRNGLLTTDMDGLYDFQARLARNPKDLRGVSGWSLQQIIGQVKPTVLIGVSGQGGLFTQGVIETMQAGCTRPVVLPLSNPTSRAEAAPEQILAWTNGQALVATGSPFKPVTVNGETYPIAQCNNVYIFPGVGLGVIAAGATRVTESMLMAASKALASQAPINTTGENILLPRLSEIRELSKKIAFDVARQAQSDGVALVSEAEDLVSAIEQNFWYPRYRKYRRRSF from the coding sequence ATGAACGACCCAATCAAACGCCCCCTCTATATTCCTCACGCCGGCCCCTCCTTACTGGAAATGCCCCTGCTGAATAAGGGCAGCGCATTTACCCTGGAGGAACGCCTGGAGTTCAATCTGATCGGCCTGCTGCCGAACAATGTCGAGAGCATTAAAGAGCAGGCCCATCGTGCCTATCATCAGTACCTCAAGTGCAAGAACGACCTGGATCGCCATATCTACCTGCGCGCAATCCAGGACGATAACGAGACGCTGTTTTTCCGCCTGATCGAAGCGCATATCGAAGAGATGCTGCCGATCATCTATACCCCGACGGTGGGCGAGGCCTGCGAGGAGTTTTCCAAGATCTACCGCAACCACCGCGGCCTCTTTATCTCCTATCCCGACCGGGAGCACATGGACGATATCCTGCGCAGCGCCACCAAGGACAACGTAAAAGTCATCGTGGTCACCGACGGGGAGCGCATTCTCGGGCTCGGCGACCAGGGCATCGGCGGTATGGGGATCCCCATCGGCAAACTCTCCCTGTACAGCGCCTGTGGCGGTATCAGCCCGGCCAATACCCTGCCGATCATGCTCGACGTGGGCACCAACAACAAAGAACTGCTGAAAGACCCCATGTACATGGGCTGGCGTCACGAGCGGATCTCCCAGGCGGAGTACGATGACTTTATCGCCCAGTTTATCGATGCGGTGAAGCGGCGATGGCCCAACGTACTGCTACAGTTCGAGGACTTTGCCCAGAAGAACGCCATGCCTCTGCTGGAAAAGTATCGCGACCAGCTCTGCTGTTTCAACGACGATATCCAGGGCACCGCGGCGGTTTGCGTGGGCACCATACTGTCGGCGTGCCAGGCGAAAGGTGAAAAAATCGGAGATCAAAAGGTTGTCTTGGTGGGCGCCGGCTCCGCCGGCTGCGGTATTGCAGAGCAGATCATCAAAGCGATGATAGACCAGGGGTTAACGGATGCCGAGGCCAGAGCCCGTCTTTTCATGGTGGATCGCAATGGCCTGCTGACTACGGATATGGACGGCCTCTACGATTTCCAGGCCAGGCTGGCCCGGAACCCGAAAGACCTGAGGGGCGTAAGCGGCTGGAGTCTTCAACAAATCATCGGACAGGTCAAACCCACCGTACTGATCGGCGTTTCAGGGCAGGGCGGCCTGTTTACCCAGGGTGTTATCGAAACCATGCAGGCGGGTTGTACAAGGCCGGTGGTGCTACCGTTGTCCAACCCAACATCCCGGGCCGAAGCCGCTCCGGAACAAATCCTGGCATGGACAAACGGCCAGGCGCTCGTCGCCACCGGAAGCCCCTTTAAACCGGTAACGGTGAACGGAGAAACCTATCCCATCGCGCAGTGTAACAATGTCTATATTTTTCCCGGTGTCGGCCTCGGAGTGATCGCCGCGGGCGCGACAAGGGTGACGGAATCCATGCTGATGGCCGCCTCCAAAGCTCTCGCCAGCCAGGCGCCGATCAATACCACTGGTGAGAATATCCTGCTTCCCCGGCTGTCGGAGATCCGCGAGCTGAGCAAAAAAATTGCCTTTGACGTGGCCCGCCAGGCTCAGAGTGATGGCGTCGCCCTGGTCAGCGAGGCCGAGGATCTGGTGTCCGCGATCGAGCAGAACTTCTGGTATCCCCGCTATCGGAAATACCGGCGGCGGTCCTTCTAG
- a CDS encoding SirB2 family protein has protein sequence MVDILLLKQLHITLAATSIIFFIVRFLGRQMEARFVQSKWVRPAPHLIDTLLLASGISLAVLYRLSPLQAHWLMVKLILILGYIGAGIGAMKAADATHRMLYGLLALCLVGGVVLMAVLKPLPRPIVANQLKNVLQSQALAMDEHPLKAISIRRKSRGRSPASSCRIR, from the coding sequence ATGGTGGATATCCTCCTGCTCAAACAGCTGCATATCACCCTGGCAGCCACTTCCATCATTTTCTTTATCGTGCGCTTCCTGGGCCGGCAGATGGAGGCGCGTTTTGTGCAAAGTAAATGGGTCAGGCCCGCGCCCCACCTGATCGATACGCTGCTACTGGCCTCGGGTATCAGCCTCGCCGTTCTCTACCGGCTATCGCCGCTGCAGGCACACTGGCTGATGGTCAAGCTGATACTGATTCTGGGCTATATCGGTGCCGGCATCGGCGCCATGAAAGCGGCCGATGCCACTCATCGCATGCTTTACGGATTGCTGGCACTGTGCCTGGTGGGCGGGGTGGTATTGATGGCCGTGCTCAAGCCACTACCGCGCCCCATTGTGGCCAACCAGTTGAAGAACGTGCTACAGAGCCAGGCGCTAGCAATGGACGAACACCCTCTGAAGGCCATTTCGATACGGCGCAAGTCTCGCGGTCGCTCGCCGGCATCGAGTTGCCGGATCAGGTGA
- a CDS encoding Rrf2 family transcriptional regulator produces the protein MHITRYTDYSLRVLMYLALKGEELATIREIAESYDISKNHLMKVVQDLNSKGYVVAIRGKNGGLRLADKPENINIGHLVRDTEQDLALVECFGNSQACAITPACELKRVIFEALGAFFEVLDQYTLADLLPQGKGKHMVRLLRIG, from the coding sequence ATGCATATCACCCGCTATACCGATTACTCCCTGCGCGTACTGATGTACCTCGCTCTCAAGGGCGAGGAGCTCGCCACCATTCGCGAGATCGCCGAGAGTTACGACATTTCCAAAAATCACCTGATGAAAGTGGTGCAGGATCTGAACAGCAAAGGCTACGTGGTTGCCATTCGCGGCAAAAACGGTGGCCTGCGCCTCGCCGATAAGCCCGAGAACATCAATATCGGCCATCTGGTGCGGGACACAGAACAGGATCTGGCACTGGTGGAGTGTTTCGGCAATAGCCAGGCATGCGCGATCACCCCCGCCTGTGAACTCAAGAGAGTGATTTTCGAAGCGCTGGGAGCATTTTTCGAGGTGCTGGATCAATACACCCTGGCGGACCTGCTGCCGCAGGGGAAAGGAAAGCACATGGTGCGTCTGCTGAGGATTGGCTGA
- a CDS encoding hydrolase produces the protein MSKKFAPAAGLGNCHLQTLFPRFHRPRHWVETLRTWYPTPDGDRLALHAPAALVDDPQRPLVLVLHGLEGSAESPYVQGLMSALLERHYQVAVMHFRGCGGIPNQLARAYHSGDSDDPRWLAGELKKQLPNTPLMAVGYSLGGNVLLKWLAEDGEGSPLTAAVAVSAPMDLSACSRRIDSGLSRLYQRHLLASLKASLQRKAANPQLATTLPNLEDPRNFRNFRQFDNAFTAPLHGFRDADDYYSRASSKPLLKHIAKPTLIIHAIDDPFICPSAIPHKREVSAQVQLEISEQGGHVGFVSGSLWRPHYWLESRIPDFLADYKDIQSPGKISAV, from the coding sequence ATGAGTAAGAAGTTCGCCCCCGCGGCCGGGCTCGGCAACTGCCACCTGCAAACGTTGTTTCCCCGATTCCACCGGCCCAGGCACTGGGTTGAGACCCTCCGTACCTGGTATCCGACCCCGGACGGCGACCGGCTGGCACTGCACGCCCCGGCAGCCCTGGTGGACGACCCACAGCGCCCACTGGTTCTGGTGTTGCACGGCCTGGAGGGTTCTGCGGAATCCCCCTATGTCCAGGGGCTGATGTCAGCCCTGCTGGAGCGGCACTATCAGGTGGCGGTGATGCATTTCCGCGGCTGCGGTGGCATACCCAACCAACTGGCCCGGGCTTACCACAGTGGTGACAGCGACGATCCCCGCTGGCTGGCGGGAGAGTTGAAAAAGCAGTTACCCAACACCCCGCTGATGGCTGTTGGCTACTCCCTGGGCGGCAACGTCCTGTTGAAGTGGCTGGCCGAGGACGGGGAGGGCAGTCCACTGACCGCCGCGGTGGCAGTATCCGCGCCCATGGACCTGAGTGCCTGCAGCCGGCGTATAGACTCCGGGCTATCGCGCCTCTATCAGCGGCATCTGCTGGCCAGCCTGAAAGCCAGTCTGCAACGGAAGGCAGCCAATCCGCAATTGGCTACGACCCTGCCGAACCTGGAGGACCCGCGCAATTTCCGTAACTTCCGGCAGTTCGACAACGCCTTCACCGCGCCCCTGCACGGATTCCGGGACGCGGACGATTACTACAGCCGAGCCTCCAGCAAGCCGCTGCTCAAGCATATCGCCAAGCCAACGCTGATTATTCATGCGATCGACGATCCTTTTATCTGTCCGTCGGCGATTCCGCACAAAAGGGAAGTCAGCGCCCAAGTACAGCTTGAAATTAGCGAGCAGGGCGGGCATGTTGGCTTTGTCAGCGGCAGCCTGTGGCGGCCACACTACTGGTTGGAGTCGCGGATTCCCGACTTTCTGGCCGATTACAAAGACATACAATCACCTGGTAAAATCTCAGCAGTATGA
- the egtD gene encoding L-histidine N(alpha)-methyltransferase: MALAQRLDAQPEIGEFLRDVLEGLSGQQKTLPCKYLYDETGSRLFEQICELDDYYLTRTEATILEENLGEMATCIGPEALIVEPGAGNCEKIQPLLEELESPSGYMPIDISPEILLAARDAINERLPQIQVHATVGDFTQHSAWHALENNGGDKRVIFFPGSTIGNFNPKQARALLRNFSSHLETGDGLLIGTDLVKDSVILERAYCDSEHVTEAFNKNLLVRINGELAGDFDPNLFAHRAFYHPLRQRVEMHLVSLKDQAVHIAGETIRFREGETIHTENSHKYSLDDFHNLLTETGYIPQKHWCDRQRHYAIHYARVS; encoded by the coding sequence ATGGCATTGGCACAGCGGCTCGACGCACAGCCGGAAATCGGCGAATTTTTGCGGGACGTACTCGAAGGGCTGAGCGGACAACAGAAAACCCTGCCGTGTAAATATCTCTACGACGAAACCGGTTCCCGCCTGTTCGAGCAGATCTGCGAACTAGACGACTACTATCTCACCCGTACCGAAGCGACGATTCTCGAGGAAAATCTCGGCGAGATGGCCACCTGCATTGGCCCTGAAGCACTCATCGTTGAGCCCGGTGCGGGCAACTGCGAAAAGATCCAGCCGCTGCTCGAGGAATTGGAATCTCCCAGTGGCTATATGCCCATCGATATTTCCCCGGAAATTCTGCTCGCCGCAAGGGATGCCATTAATGAGCGGCTGCCACAGATCCAGGTCCACGCCACTGTCGGCGACTTCACCCAGCACAGCGCCTGGCATGCCCTGGAAAACAACGGCGGTGACAAGCGGGTGATTTTCTTTCCCGGCTCTACCATTGGCAATTTCAATCCGAAACAGGCCAGGGCACTGCTGCGGAATTTTTCCTCACACCTGGAGACTGGCGACGGCCTGTTGATCGGCACCGATCTGGTAAAAGATTCCGTGATTCTGGAGCGCGCCTATTGTGACAGCGAACATGTGACCGAAGCTTTCAATAAAAACCTGCTGGTGCGTATCAACGGTGAACTGGCAGGGGATTTTGATCCCAATCTCTTCGCTCACCGCGCCTTTTATCACCCGTTGCGCCAACGGGTGGAAATGCATCTGGTCAGCCTGAAAGACCAAGCGGTGCATATCGCTGGTGAAACAATCCGGTTCAGAGAAGGAGAGACCATTCACACGGAGAACAGCCACAAATACTCCCTCGACGATTTTCATAACCTGCTCACGGAAACCGGCTACATTCCACAGAAGCACTGGTGTGATAGGCAGCGACATTACGCTATCCATTACGCTCGTGTAAGCTGA
- a CDS encoding DNA-binding protein, translated as MARTGVTYLDIAQAAEAVKNRGEEPTVDRVRAELGTGSKSTIAPLLKRWRSETGSQTDTGGLPRDLVEALRALHDRVQQEADRKVEEAREGFEATAEKHRREKEEARAAANGLAEELRSLKHKLEISEEQNRKLKLAQEEAQAALVKSEFQRAEGSVRIAELKSAVEELKQENRDIRDHFEHFQQRTADDRQQERDQFRSTNEQLKGQIAGLTEQLAEAGRRLREREEAGDRQQEIIATLETENQQLQQQVSGYRTEVEALKERHIDHIEEIAAKTAEISALQDKVTSLSSRNASASKEAELLRQSLGKVELELNSTRDRVNLLTDENRAILQEKAVIQGQFKQLENSLRESLPSEVESGME; from the coding sequence ATGGCACGCACAGGGGTTACTTATCTGGATATCGCTCAAGCTGCCGAAGCGGTGAAAAATCGCGGTGAAGAGCCGACAGTAGACAGAGTGAGAGCCGAGCTGGGTACGGGGAGCAAAAGCACAATTGCCCCCCTGCTGAAACGCTGGCGTTCCGAAACGGGCAGCCAAACTGATACAGGCGGACTGCCCAGGGACCTGGTTGAAGCACTGAGAGCATTACACGATCGGGTACAGCAAGAAGCCGACCGGAAAGTGGAGGAGGCCAGGGAGGGTTTTGAGGCCACCGCCGAGAAGCACAGACGGGAGAAGGAGGAGGCCCGGGCCGCGGCCAACGGTCTGGCGGAAGAGCTGCGCAGCCTGAAGCACAAGTTGGAGATATCCGAGGAGCAGAACCGGAAATTGAAGTTGGCTCAGGAGGAAGCGCAGGCGGCGCTGGTCAAAAGCGAGTTTCAACGGGCAGAGGGCAGCGTCCGTATTGCCGAACTTAAGTCGGCTGTGGAAGAGCTAAAGCAGGAAAATCGCGATATACGCGACCATTTTGAGCATTTCCAGCAGCGGACAGCTGATGATCGCCAGCAGGAGCGCGATCAGTTCAGATCGACAAACGAACAGCTCAAGGGGCAGATAGCCGGCCTCACGGAACAGCTTGCTGAAGCTGGCCGCAGGCTCAGGGAACGCGAAGAGGCCGGTGATCGGCAGCAGGAGATCATAGCGACACTGGAAACTGAAAATCAGCAGTTGCAGCAGCAGGTCTCAGGATACCGCACTGAAGTTGAGGCCCTAAAGGAAAGGCATATCGACCACATAGAGGAGATTGCGGCAAAGACTGCCGAGATCAGCGCCCTGCAGGATAAAGTTACCTCTCTATCGAGCCGCAACGCATCTGCCAGCAAAGAGGCCGAACTGTTGCGGCAATCTCTGGGCAAAGTAGAGCTGGAGCTGAACTCAACCAGAGATAGAGTGAACCTGTTGACTGACGAGAATCGGGCAATCTTACAGGAAAAGGCTGTTATCCAGGGCCAATTCAAACAGCTCGAAAATTCTTTACGAGAGTCACTCCCGAGTGAGGTTGAATCTGGCATGGAGTAA
- a CDS encoding TonB-dependent receptor, producing the protein MMHYADQTGSHRCFRLSTLSQAIAFATAISGSAYAAEIEEVVVTAQKRAENLQHVPIAISAFTGNNIEKMGAQNLTDLGKSTPGVEMNNDTTLQPTYNIRGIQTSDFTVGSDPAVAVYVDGVYTGRGAGAEIPLADIERVEVLKGPQGTLFGRNATGGAIHIITKKPFNDNQVEVSMTAGNYGRLSSDVIVNRALTDQLSMRFSASSDRRDGYYTNAGEGSDWNGQDSQTYRAAFSWTPSDNTEVVWRNEYNKLDQNSGIRVSTNSSISEGDIFGDLALDFPNQEKRDLYGSSLTISHDFDDVTLTSITAYRKFDAMIQQDEDGAANGDFFFGSRNTDEQKYFSQEFRLNGATDTLKWTLGASYSQEELEHQTDAIFTPSTFESFALYTALRDNPMDLLALAPTPEIAAQLEPQLQAIAQMSDEQVREAVPVAREIVRGFGLDGAIITAFFGQNLLPSLIAQAQSSPEAWTAFTSSFTCAPYLQDPAQLQGCLFMQANSFVQGTDASWTESVLNTGDYRSAAVYADATWSITERMDLTGGIRYTRDDKDFTIDTAYQNSLYGMPFGIAFFSDGQPMVSQKQSDNWSDLSGRLVLDYRWSDNVMTYLSWANGFKAGGFNSLNYGEDIENSFDQENVTNIEVGLKSNLLDNRMQLNAALYSYEYDNLQELVLIGEPIPSYNLRNADAEGQGAELEVLWAATDNLLVGGNYSYLDTEYTKYQVITAAGETEEDDRTGQPRVGTPENKVNLMAEYTLPLNSGAQVVFRGDYNWTDERVGTITDPSLVIDDYKLLNARVAFNSANDTYTVSAWVQNLTDEEIVGSYGGPGEAIGSNTGWRFAPRMYGADFTMRF; encoded by the coding sequence ATGATGCATTACGCCGATCAGACCGGTAGCCACCGGTGTTTCCGCCTGTCCACTCTTTCCCAGGCAATCGCATTCGCCACCGCCATCAGCGGCAGCGCCTATGCGGCTGAAATTGAGGAGGTGGTGGTAACCGCACAGAAGCGTGCGGAAAACCTGCAGCATGTCCCCATTGCCATCTCCGCCTTTACCGGCAACAACATCGAGAAGATGGGAGCGCAGAACCTGACCGACCTGGGCAAATCCACCCCCGGTGTCGAAATGAACAACGATACCACTCTCCAGCCCACCTACAATATCCGCGGCATCCAGACTTCCGATTTCACCGTGGGCTCCGACCCGGCGGTGGCCGTGTATGTGGATGGTGTCTACACCGGCCGCGGCGCCGGTGCCGAAATCCCACTGGCGGATATCGAGCGGGTGGAGGTATTGAAAGGCCCCCAGGGCACCCTGTTCGGCCGCAACGCCACCGGCGGTGCCATTCACATCATCACCAAGAAACCGTTCAACGACAACCAGGTGGAAGTTTCCATGACAGCGGGCAACTACGGCCGCCTGTCTTCCGATGTGATAGTCAACCGCGCACTGACCGACCAACTCTCCATGCGTTTCTCCGCATCCAGCGACCGCCGCGACGGCTACTACACCAACGCCGGCGAGGGTTCCGACTGGAACGGCCAGGACTCGCAGACCTACCGCGCCGCCTTCTCCTGGACACCCAGTGACAATACCGAAGTCGTCTGGCGCAATGAATACAACAAACTGGACCAGAACAGCGGCATCCGGGTATCCACCAACAGTTCCATTTCCGAGGGCGACATTTTCGGTGACTTGGCCCTGGATTTTCCCAATCAGGAAAAACGTGATCTCTACGGTAGCTCGCTGACCATCAGCCACGATTTCGACGACGTCACCCTGACCTCCATCACCGCCTACCGTAAATTCGACGCGATGATTCAGCAGGACGAGGACGGCGCGGCTAACGGAGACTTCTTCTTCGGTTCGCGGAACACCGACGAGCAGAAATACTTCTCCCAGGAATTCCGCCTCAACGGCGCCACTGATACCCTGAAATGGACCCTGGGTGCCTCCTATTCACAGGAAGAACTCGAACACCAGACCGATGCGATCTTCACGCCCAGCACTTTCGAATCCTTCGCGCTCTATACCGCCCTGAGAGATAACCCGATGGATCTGCTGGCCCTGGCGCCTACGCCGGAAATAGCTGCGCAGCTGGAGCCGCAACTTCAGGCCATAGCGCAAATGAGCGACGAACAGGTCCGTGAAGCCGTTCCCGTCGCGCGCGAAATAGTTCGCGGCTTTGGCTTGGACGGCGCCATCATCACCGCCTTCTTCGGCCAGAATCTGCTGCCGTCGCTGATAGCACAGGCCCAGAGCTCTCCTGAAGCCTGGACTGCATTTACCAGCAGCTTCACCTGCGCGCCTTATCTGCAAGACCCGGCGCAGTTGCAGGGCTGCCTCTTTATGCAGGCCAATTCCTTCGTGCAGGGCACCGACGCCTCCTGGACCGAGAGCGTACTCAACACCGGCGACTACCGCTCGGCCGCCGTCTACGCCGACGCCACCTGGTCCATCACCGAGCGCATGGATCTGACAGGCGGGATTCGCTATACCCGGGACGACAAGGACTTCACCATCGATACCGCTTACCAGAACAGCCTCTACGGTATGCCCTTCGGTATCGCCTTCTTCAGCGACGGCCAGCCGATGGTGTCCCAGAAGCAGTCTGACAACTGGTCCGACCTGTCCGGCCGCCTGGTGCTGGATTACCGCTGGAGCGACAACGTGATGACCTACCTTTCCTGGGCCAACGGCTTCAAGGCGGGCGGTTTCAACAGCCTTAACTACGGCGAGGATATCGAAAACTCATTCGACCAGGAGAATGTCACCAATATCGAGGTGGGCCTGAAGTCCAACCTGCTGGACAATCGCATGCAGCTGAACGCGGCGCTGTACAGTTACGAGTACGACAACCTGCAGGAGCTGGTCCTGATCGGCGAACCGATCCCCAGCTACAACCTGCGCAACGCCGACGCCGAAGGGCAGGGCGCCGAGCTGGAAGTGCTCTGGGCGGCCACCGACAATCTGCTGGTCGGCGGCAACTACTCCTACCTGGATACCGAGTACACCAAATACCAGGTCATTACCGCCGCCGGCGAGACCGAAGAGGACGACCGCACCGGCCAGCCGCGGGTGGGCACTCCGGAAAACAAGGTCAACCTGATGGCCGAGTACACCCTGCCGCTGAACAGCGGTGCCCAAGTGGTGTTTCGCGGCGACTACAACTGGACCGACGAGCGGGTGGGCACCATCACCGATCCCTCCCTGGTGATCGACGACTACAAGCTGCTGAATGCCCGGGTGGCCTTCAACAGCGCCAACGACACCTACACCGTTTCCGCCTGGGTTCAGAATCTCACCGACGAGGAAATTGTCGGCTCCTACGGCGGCCCGGGTGAAGCGATTGGCTCCAACACCGGCTGGCGCTTCGCGCCGCGGATGTACGGTGCCGACTTCACCATGCGTTTCTAG